A region of the Burkholderiales bacterium genome:
GTCGGCGGGGGACTCGCGATCGCTTTGTCCTGCGACCTGCGTTACGCCGGCCAGTCGAGCCGCTTCGCCATTCCCGCGGCGCGCCTCGGGCTGGGGTACGGGGTGCACGGCACGAACCGGCTGGTCGCCACGGTCGGCCACGCTGCGGCACGCGAGATCATGTTCAGCGCCCGCCGCTACGACGCCCCCGAGGCGCTCGCCATGGGACTGGTCAACCGCGTGCTGCCGGATGCCGAGCTGGAGGCGTACGTCCAGAACGTCGCGCTCGAGCTGGCGTCGAACGCGCCGCTCACCATCGCCGCATCGAAGGCGGTGATCAACGCGCTGATCGAGCCGAGTGGAGAGTTCGCGACGGCGGAAGCTGCCGTCGCGCGCTGCATGAACAGCGAGGACTACGTCGAGGGCCGGCGCGCCTTCATGGAAAAGCGCGCGCCGCAGTTCAGGGGCAAGTGATCGTTTCGACCGGTGCCGTTCTCGAAGAGCGACACACCGGATCGACTCGCTACTTCAGCAGGCCCGGCAGCCACAGCACCATCTGCGGCCACACGGAAACGATCGCGATCACCGCGATGAAGCTCACGTAGAACGGCAGCGAGGCGCGGATCGCGCTCTCGTAGCTCACGCCCGCGATCTGCGAGGCGGTCATCAGCGTCATGCCGACAGGAGGGGTGATGTTGCCGACGTTCAGGGCCAGGATCATCACCATCGCGAAGTGCAGGGGGTCGAAGCCGAGCTGTGTCATGGCGGGAGCCAGTACCGGCGCCACGATCACCAGCGCAGGGAGCACGTCCACCACGGTGCCGAGCACGAGCAGCAGCAGATTGACCATCAGGATCTGCACCAGCGGGTCGGTGCTGAAGCCGGCGATCAGCTCCGCGGCCTCGCGGGTGATGCCGGAGCGGGCGACGAACCAGCCCAGAACGGTGGACGCGCCCAGCAGAAAGAACACGACTCCGGACAGCCGCACTGTGGTCATCAGCGCATCGAACACGTCCCGCCACGTCAGGGTGCGGTAGAGCAGCGTGCCCACGGCGATGGCGAAGACCACGGCGAAGGCCGAGGCTTCGGTCACGGTGCTCAGGCCGCTCAGGATGCCGCCGAGGATGATCAGCGGCACCAGCAGCGCCGGGACGGTGGGCAGGAAGGCGCGCACCGCGAGGCGCAGGCTGGCGGCGCCGTGTACCGGAAAGTTGCGCCGCCAGGCGAGATAGAAGCTCACGATGAGCAGTGCCGCGGCCAGCAGCAGCCCCGGCACAACGCCGGCCACGAACAACGAGATGACCGACACGTCGTAGAGAATCGTGGCGTACACCACCATCACGATGCTCGGCGGAATGATCGGCCCGATCACGGAGGCGCAGGCCGTGACCGCGGCGGCATAGGCCGCCGGGTAGCCTTCCTTTTTCATGGCCGGGATGAGCAGCTTGCCGATCGCCACGCAGTCGGTGATCGCGGCGCCGGTGAGCCCGGCGAAGAACAGGCTGCTGGTGATGTTGACGTGGCTCAGTGCCCCGCGCACGCGTCCCAGCAGCGCATTGTTGAAGTCGATCAGCCGCTGGGTGAGCCCGGCGCGGTTCATCAGCTCGGCGGTGAGGATGAAGTAGGGAATCGCCATCAACAGAAAGCCGCTCACGCCGGAGAACATGCGGTCGGCGACGATCTCGAGGAATTCGATCCCGCCGAGCGACATCGCGCCGGCCAGACCGGAGAACACCATCACCAGCGCGATCGGAGCGCCGATCAGCAGGGCGACTGCGAAGACGATCAGCGCGGCGCTCATCGCTCCCCGCTGCTCGGAGCGGCTTCGCGCGGCGCCTCGACCGGCCCCAGCAACGCGAAGCCGCTCGCGAGATGCAGCAGCAGGATCAGGCCGGACACGGGCACGCAGGCGGCGATCCAGCGCGCATGCACCTGGAGCTGATCGGAGACCATGTAGATCTGGTTCGAGGCGAGAAAGAAATGCCAGCCGAACCACACGAGGAGCAGCGCGAAGAGCGCGACCAGAAACAGGCTCGCGCTGCGCAGCAACCGCGAGAAGCGTCCGGGGAGCAGGCGCACCACCATGTTGACGGCGACGTGCTCGCCGCCCTTGAACGCGACCGTGATGCTCAGCATCCCGATCCAGGGAATGAAGAGCCGCGCCAGCGAATAGGTCCAGCTCAGCGCCGCGCCGGTAACGATCATGTAGAAGAAACCGATGAAGGAAATCGACAGCATCACCAGCACGCAGGCGACGCAGACGGCGATGGTGACCCGGTTGGCCCGGTCGCTCAGCTTCCTCAGGCGCTCCAGCATTTGGCAGGGCTGATCATGCAGGCCGACGGCTCCTGCCGCGGTGGAAACCAGAAAGCCCGAAACCAGGATCAACCACCAAGGGCACCAAGAAAATCAAGACCGACTCTGGTGTTTTCCTGGTGGTCTTGGTGTCCTGGTGGTTCGCCCTGTCTTTGCCTACTGGCCGTAGCGCTTGAGGTCCTGCGCGACGACCTCCTTCTCGATGCGGGTGACCTCGGCCCAGAGCTGGTCGATCAGCTTCGGGTCGATGCCGAAGTCCTTGGTGATCCACTGCTTCCAGGCGGGACGCGCCACCGCCGCCATCTTGTCGCGTTCGGCCTGCGTCAGGATGTGACACTGCTTGAACTTCTTGCACGAGGTCTCCCAGCCTGCGATCGCGGCCAGTACCGCGATGCCATGTGCTACTTGAACGGCCTCGCGCGCTGCTTCGAAGATGACCTGCTGGTGCTTCGCCGGCAGCGAGCGGAACCACTTTTCGCTCATCATCCAGGAGATGGTGTTGTAGACGTGGCCGCTCCACGTGGTGTACTGGTTTACCTCCCACAGTTTGAACGCCAGGCTCACGCCCGGCGCGTTGAACTGCCCGTCGGCGAGTCCCGTGCCCAGCGCCGTGAGCACCTCTCCCCACGGCAGCGGGGTGGCCGAGGCGCCGAGCGCCTTCATCGTGGCCACGTGCGCCGGATTCTCTTCGACCCGGATCTTCAACCCCTTGATGTCGTCCACCGTCCGGATCAGCCGCTTGTTGTTGGTGAAGGCCACGAAGCCGCCACCGTCGTCGAGCGTGCCCAGGTAGCGCAGTCCGCTGGCTTTCAGGGCGCCGCGCATGAAGTTCGCGTGCCACTCGCCGTCGAAATAGGCGCGCGCCACGCGGTAGTTGGGGAACAGGAACGGCGTGGTGATGATCTGGTAGGCGGGATAGAAGGACGACATCGCGCCCGAGGAAATGAGCGTGGCCTGCACCGTCCTGCCGGCCTGGGCCTGCTTGGCTGTTTCGACCTCGGAGCCGAGCTGGCCGTTGCCGAATACCTGCACGTCGATCTCGCCACCGGTCCGCGACTCGACGACGGATTCGAAATGCTTCATCGCCGGATGCATTTCGTTGTTGGTGAGGTCTTCGGGGGCCAGATGGCTGATGACCATGGTATAGCTGGCTGAGAACGCCGGCGAGACGGCGAACGCGGCGACGACAGCAGCCAAAGCAGCGGATGAGACAAGGCGCAGATTCATATCCCCTCCCGGAACATGCGCAGGACTGGCACGGGATCTTCCGTGGCGGGCCTTATTAGACGCCCGCACCTTGAGTTTGTCATCCGGTCGCCGCGCCCCGGACCCACGATGCGCAGCGAATGGGCCGCGCTCGACACCGGTTTTCGGCGGCTTCGTGGCGCCTCCGTTCGTGTGTCTCCCCTGCGCTCGAGCGCAGAGGCCGACTCTTCTCGTCGAGTCAGGCTGCTTGCGACAGGGGCTGCGGTGTCCCCGAGCCGTGCAACCTTTCGGCCAGCGCTTTCAAGAGGGCTGCCCCGTCCCCGCGCCAGGCACTGCCGTGCATGCAGGCCAACGTTTCGGGACGCTCGTTCGCAAGGCGCTGGAGAATGGTGCCGGTGTTCGGAGCGTGCGCGAAGTAGTCCATCGGTGCGCGGAAGGCTTCGCTCGGCTCGAGAATGTCGGATTCGGTAAGCGGCTTTTCCCCCAGACCGCCTTGGGTGAAGAGGTCGCCGCACAGGAGGGTTTGGGTGCTGTATTCCATCAACAGTCCGCACTCCCAGGCGTGAGGCACGTGCGGTGTATCGAACCAACGCACCGCATGCCGGCCCAGTACCAGCAATTCGCCGTCCGTGAGCGCGCGGGCCGGCCGATCGGCCATGTCGTTGACCGACACCGTGGCCGCAATCCGTCCGCACACCGGCACGGCCTGGGGCGCCGTCGCCAGCCATTGGTTCAGCGAGCCGCATTCGTCGGCCTCGAAATGCGAGAAGGCGACGTAGCTCAGGCGATGGACCGGCATGACGTGCGCGACGGCTTGGCGTACCAGCGAGAAAAGCCTGCGCGGGCCGGTATGGAACAGCATTGGGGCGTCGTCCACGATGAGGTACTGGTTGAAGCTGAACTGTGAACCGGGAATGGTTACCGGCGTGTTGATGCGGTAGATGCCGTCGGCGATTTCGTGGATGTTGGTACCGAATTGCGGGTTGCTGAGCATGTCTGCCTCCTTTGTTGTGGGCACAAGGGTGTGTAACGGGGAGGCGCTTCGTTACACTTCCTTGGCAAAGGCCGGAAAGGTATGCTCGGCTGCTTGAACAACCTTGACCAGGCAGACAACCTCGAAGATTCCGCCTTGGCGCGGCGGATCGCGGCTGCCGGAGCCGATGGCGACCGGATGGCCGAGGCCGAGCTATGCCGGCGCCTGGCTCCGCGCGTGCGCTTCTATGGCCTGAAGCATTTGCGCGACGAGCAGGCCGCGGCCGACCTCGTTCAACAGGTGCTGCTGATGGTCCTGGAACGGCTCAGATCGGGCAAGGTCCGGCAGCCGGAAATGCTCGGGTCCTTCATGCTGGGCATGTGCCGGATGGTCGTGCTGGACATGAAGCGCAACTACGCGCGCCGCGAACGTCTGCTGCAGACCTTCGCGGCTGACGTTCCCGCCGCCGACACCTCGTTCTCGCCGCGCCTGGATCAGGCGAAGCTTCTGCGCTGCCTGGATCGATTGCCCGAGCGCGAGAAGTCGGTCCTGGTGATGACCTTCTACGACGACCAGCGTGCGGCACAGGTGGCCACGGAATTGGGGATTTCCGAGACAAACGTCAGAGTGATCCGGCACCGCGGGCTGCAGCGTCTGCGCGATTGCCTTCAGACAAGGAGCGTGTCATGAGACGGGCCGCCTGTTCTTCGCCGATCCCGATCTCGACGCTGGCGGAGTACTGGTTCGGGGAACTGGACCCTGCGCGGGAAAGCTCGCTGGAGGAACACCTGCTCGGCTGCGAGCGATGCAGCACCGAAGCTCTGGGTCTGGCCGAGATCGCGGGCGGTATCCGCCGGCTGACGGAGCGCGGCTTGGTACGGGCCGTGGTCACCGAAGCGTTCCTGGAGCGCCTGCGGGCCGGCGGGCTGCAGGTGCGCGAGTACGACGTACCAAGGGGCGGCAGCGTCAATTGCACCATCGCTCCGGACGATGACTTTCTGGTCGCTCACCTCCAGGCACCGTTGGATACCGTGGAGCGACTCGATCTGGTGATGTCCGGTGCTCATGGCTCCGAGGTCGAGAGGATCGCGGACGTTCCTTTCGACCGCAGGACCGGCAGCGTGGTAGTCGCGTCCAGCACCGAGGTGATTCGTGCCCTGGCCGCCTCGACCTCGTACATGCGCTTGATCGCCGTGGATCGCGAAGGCGATCGCCTGATCGGCGAATACACGTTCAACCATACACCATGGCCGGCGCGCTGAAATAGATGCGCGCAGACCATGGCCTGCGGCAACGCAGGGCGGACATTCAACGCCGCCTCCTCTGCGCCGCCATCGCCTGATCTGCGGCACCGGCAGTTCCGGTTCTTGACCCTCGCTATTGCCAGCCCGTCAGGCAATCAGTGCCCGGCAGGCGTCGATGATGGCTTCCGCGCTCATTCCGTACTTGGCGCGCAGCCGCCCGGTGGGACCCACCATCGCAAAGGTGTCGGGCATGCAGATCATGCGCATCCGGGTCGGATGCTCCACTGCCAGCAGCTCGGCCACCGCACCGCCCAGGCCGCCGGCCAGGCGATGCTCCTCCGCGGTGACGATGCCGCGCGTCTCGGCCGCCGCGGCAAGCACCGCATCGCGATCGAAGGGCTTGATGGTGTGCATGTTCAGCACCCGAACGCTCACTCCTTCCTTCGCGAGCGCATCGGATGCGCGCACCGCCATCTCAACCAGCGCGCCGCAGGCGATCACCGTCACGTCCCGGCCAGGACGCAACAGAGTCGCCCTGCCCGGTCGAAAAGGCGCTTGCGGGTCGGTGACCGGCGGTTCCTCCACCCGGCCGCCCAGGCGCAGATAGACCGGGCCGTCGATATCCAGCGTCGCCAACGTCGCCTGGTAGGCTTCCTCGATATCGGCGGGCACGATGACCGTCATGTTGGGCAGGCTGCGCATCAGCGCGATATCCTCGAGAGCATGGTGGGTGCCACCCGCGACGCCGAGAGAGATGCCGCTCGCCGCCGCACCGATGACCACGCGCTGGTTGGCGTAGGCGACGTCGTTTCGGACCTGTTCCATGCTGCGGGCGGAAATGAACGGTGCATAGGCACAGACATAGGGATGCAGGCCGGTGGTCGCCATTCCCGAAGCGGCGCCGATCGCATTCTGCTCGGCGATGCCCAGCTCGACGAATCGGTCCGGGTGGCGCTCGACCCAGGCACGGATTCCGAGCAGGTCCTGGGTGTCGGCGGACACCACCACTGCCCGCGGGTCGCGCGCTCCGATCTCCAGCAAGGCTTGGCCGAAGGCGAGCCGGGTCTGGTTGGCGCAACGGCTGCGCCAGTCCTGCACGCCAGAGACGGCGCTGTTCACGATCCGCCCCCTGCGCCGGGTTCGGCGAGCTGCGCCAGCGCCTTGGCGAGGATCTCGTCGTTCACCGAGTTGCTGTGCCAGACATAGGTGTTCTCGGCGAAATCCACGCCCTTGCCCTTCACGGTGTGAGCGATGATCGCGGTGGGACGTTCTGGATCGAGCGGCACCGAATCCAGCGCCTCGACCACCTGCGCCATGTCGTGGCCGTCGATCTCGCGCACCTCCCAGCCGAAGGCGCGCCACTTCTCGGCGAGCGGATCGACGCCGATGATCTCGTCGACCCGGCCGCTCTGGCAGATCTTGTTGAAGTCGACGATCGCGGTGAGATTCGACAGCCGGTAATGCGCAGCCGACATCGCCGCCTCCCAGTTGGAACCTTCGTGCAGCTCGCCGTCACCCAGCATCACGAAGGTGTGGAACGGTTTTCTCTGAATGCGCGCGCCCAGCGCCATGCCCAGGGCGACGGCCAGCCCGTGTCCGAGCGCGCCGGTGCACATCTCCACACCGGGCATCTTGATGTCGGGATGCATGCCGAACGGCGATTCGAAGCCGTAGAAGCGGTCCAGCACCTCATCCGCGATGAATCCCGCCTGTGCCAGCACCGCGCCGAGCGCGGCGTTCGCATGCCCCTTGGATAGCACGAAACGGTCGCGCTCCGGCCAGTCTGGCTCATCGGGACGCACCCGAAGGCGATGGAAATACAGCGCCGCCAGGATGTCCGCGGCGGAACAGGAGCCGCCGGCGTGGCCTCCGCCGCCGGCGCGCAGCGCGCGCCAGACGTTGCGCCGTATCTGGCGCGCTTCCGCTTCCAGGCGACTCACCAGCGCGGATTTGTCCATGACGGTCGGGTTACCTCGCGACTTGCACCAGCACGCGGCGGTTCTTCTGCTTGTCCGCCGCCGTCTTCTCCGGCGAGACCAGTGGCTTGGAGGAGCCGACCCCGATCGGCTTGCAGGCAAGCTGCATGCCCTTGTCCTTGAGCGCTTTGCACACCGTACGGGCGCGGGCGAGTGAGAGCATCTGGTTGAACTCAGCAGTCCCGTCGGCGTCGGTGTGCCCTTCGGCGGTGACGTAGAGATCCGGAAACGCCGCCTTCAGCGCCTTGGAGTTGTCGGTGATGATCTTCAGCAGCCCGTCGATGCGCTTCTCGTTGCCGGGTGCGAACTCGGCCTTTCCGGTCTTGAACTGGAACTGACCATCCTTGATCTGCTGCTGCGCCAGTTTCTTGTTCACCGTGTCGAGCAGCGATTTGTCCTTCATCTCGCTCAGCCTGGGAACGCCGTCGAGTTTGGGCAGATCCACCGCCGTCGCGGAGGACCCCTGCATGAGCAACAGGCTGGCGGCGGCTACCAACATCGAGCGCATGACGATTCACCCTGGAGAGTTCGAACGGCCCAAAGTATAGAGGACGGCGGCCCGCCACGGGGCCTGCCAGCGGCAGCCTGCGGAATAACCGACCGGACCCGCCGCTATTTGTAGTCAATTCGTACCCGCCGCCTCGCTAGGCTGTTCTTGCGTCGAGGGAGGTCGAGCAGATGAATGCGGTCGGTGTCTATGTTGTCCGTCTCTACCGAAGGGATGCTTTGACGCTTGCGGGCGTGGTGGAATCGGTCGAAAGCGGCGAGCAATTGCCGTTTCACTCCACCGAGCAGTTGTGGCGCGCCCTTCACAAGCTGCCGTCTCCCCGACGAGCCATCCAGAGCGCCAAACCAGACGAGGAGGACATGCCATGAAGAGAGGTTTCGTTTCAGTAATGGCGATCGCAGTAGCCGGGGTCGTGCTGTCGACCGAGTCTCTTGCCGGCAGGGTCACCATGCCCAAGGAGGGCAGCTACGAGTTCGACTTTTGCCCCATCGGTCGTGGCAAGGTCTTTTCAGCGGGCGACAAGCTCTTCGTCATGAATTACGATCTTGAAGCGGTCCTGAGATCCACGCCAGCGGGGAAGGCGTTCGACCGCATGGGCGCCCGATGCTTCGGAATCTATTCGAACATCAGCGGGCGTCAGCAGGAAGCCGGAATATGCGAGCTGACGGACCTCGATGGAGACAAGTGGTGGATGGACTACCGCGGCAATCCGGACGGCAAAGGCGGTACTTACACATCCGTGCATGGCACGGGAAAGTATGAAAGCATGATTCTGCGGGGCGAGTACCGCATCGACAACGATTGGGGCAGCATTTCGAAGGAAGTCAGTTTTCAAGGCTGCAACCCCAACAAGGGTGCCTACAAG
Encoded here:
- a CDS encoding enoyl-CoA hydratase, with product MSEGRLRVERDGPVGRLVLDNLARRNAINADMWRAIPGAIAALDADAAIRCIVIRGEGNEAFAAGADISEFEKNRSSESQVRDYEAATAAAHHAIESSPKPVIALIHGVCVGGGLAIALSCDLRYAGQSSRFAIPAARLGLGYGVHGTNRLVATVGHAAAREIMFSARRYDAPEALAMGLVNRVLPDAELEAYVQNVALELASNAPLTIAASKAVINALIEPSGEFATAEAAVARCMNSEDYVEGRRAFMEKRAPQFRGK
- a CDS encoding TRAP transporter large permease → MSAALIVFAVALLIGAPIALVMVFSGLAGAMSLGGIEFLEIVADRMFSGVSGFLLMAIPYFILTAELMNRAGLTQRLIDFNNALLGRVRGALSHVNITSSLFFAGLTGAAITDCVAIGKLLIPAMKKEGYPAAYAAAVTACASVIGPIIPPSIVMVVYATILYDVSVISLFVAGVVPGLLLAAALLIVSFYLAWRRNFPVHGAASLRLAVRAFLPTVPALLVPLIILGGILSGLSTVTEASAFAVVFAIAVGTLLYRTLTWRDVFDALMTTVRLSGVVFFLLGASTVLGWFVARSGITREAAELIAGFSTDPLVQILMVNLLLLVLGTVVDVLPALVIVAPVLAPAMTQLGFDPLHFAMVMILALNVGNITPPVGMTLMTASQIAGVSYESAIRASLPFYVSFIAVIAIVSVWPQMVLWLPGLLK
- a CDS encoding TRAP transporter small permease subunit gives rise to the protein MLERLRKLSDRANRVTIAVCVACVLVMLSISFIGFFYMIVTGAALSWTYSLARLFIPWIGMLSITVAFKGGEHVAVNMVVRLLPGRFSRLLRSASLFLVALFALLLVWFGWHFFLASNQIYMVSDQLQVHARWIAACVPVSGLILLLHLASGFALLGPVEAPREAAPSSGER
- the dctP gene encoding TRAP transporter substrate-binding protein DctP, which gives rise to MNLRLVSSAALAAVVAAFAVSPAFSASYTMVISHLAPEDLTNNEMHPAMKHFESVVESRTGGEIDVQVFGNGQLGSEVETAKQAQAGRTVQATLISSGAMSSFYPAYQIITTPFLFPNYRVARAYFDGEWHANFMRGALKASGLRYLGTLDDGGGFVAFTNNKRLIRTVDDIKGLKIRVEENPAHVATMKALGASATPLPWGEVLTALGTGLADGQFNAPGVSLAFKLWEVNQYTTWSGHVYNTISWMMSEKWFRSLPAKHQQVIFEAAREAVQVAHGIAVLAAIAGWETSCKKFKQCHILTQAERDKMAAVARPAWKQWITKDFGIDPKLIDQLWAEVTRIEKEVVAQDLKRYGQ
- a CDS encoding MBL fold metallo-hydrolase gives rise to the protein MLSNPQFGTNIHEIADGIYRINTPVTIPGSQFSFNQYLIVDDAPMLFHTGPRRLFSLVRQAVAHVMPVHRLSYVAFSHFEADECGSLNQWLATAPQAVPVCGRIAATVSVNDMADRPARALTDGELLVLGRHAVRWFDTPHVPHAWECGLLMEYSTQTLLCGDLFTQGGLGEKPLTESDILEPSEAFRAPMDYFAHAPNTGTILQRLANERPETLACMHGSAWRGDGAALLKALAERLHGSGTPQPLSQAA
- a CDS encoding sigma-70 family RNA polymerase sigma factor, yielding MNNLDQADNLEDSALARRIAAAGADGDRMAEAELCRRLAPRVRFYGLKHLRDEQAAADLVQQVLLMVLERLRSGKVRQPEMLGSFMLGMCRMVVLDMKRNYARRERLLQTFAADVPAADTSFSPRLDQAKLLRCLDRLPEREKSVLVMTFYDDQRAAQVATELGISETNVRVIRHRGLQRLRDCLQTRSVS
- a CDS encoding zf-HC2 domain-containing protein: MRRAACSSPIPISTLAEYWFGELDPARESSLEEHLLGCERCSTEALGLAEIAGGIRRLTERGLVRAVVTEAFLERLRAGGLQVREYDVPRGGSVNCTIAPDDDFLVAHLQAPLDTVERLDLVMSGAHGSEVERIADVPFDRRTGSVVVASSTEVIRALAASTSYMRLIAVDREGDRLIGEYTFNHTPWPAR
- a CDS encoding transketolase C-terminal domain-containing protein → MNSAVSGVQDWRSRCANQTRLAFGQALLEIGARDPRAVVVSADTQDLLGIRAWVERHPDRFVELGIAEQNAIGAASGMATTGLHPYVCAYAPFISARSMEQVRNDVAYANQRVVIGAAASGISLGVAGGTHHALEDIALMRSLPNMTVIVPADIEEAYQATLATLDIDGPVYLRLGGRVEEPPVTDPQAPFRPGRATLLRPGRDVTVIACGALVEMAVRASDALAKEGVSVRVLNMHTIKPFDRDAVLAAAAETRGIVTAEEHRLAGGLGGAVAELLAVEHPTRMRMICMPDTFAMVGPTGRLRAKYGMSAEAIIDACRALIA
- a CDS encoding transketolase codes for the protein MDKSALVSRLEAEARQIRRNVWRALRAGGGGHAGGSCSAADILAALYFHRLRVRPDEPDWPERDRFVLSKGHANAALGAVLAQAGFIADEVLDRFYGFESPFGMHPDIKMPGVEMCTGALGHGLAVALGMALGARIQRKPFHTFVMLGDGELHEGSNWEAAMSAAHYRLSNLTAIVDFNKICQSGRVDEIIGVDPLAEKWRAFGWEVREIDGHDMAQVVEALDSVPLDPERPTAIIAHTVKGKGVDFAENTYVWHSNSVNDEILAKALAQLAEPGAGGGS
- a CDS encoding OmpA family protein, whose protein sequence is MRSMLVAAASLLLMQGSSATAVDLPKLDGVPRLSEMKDKSLLDTVNKKLAQQQIKDGQFQFKTGKAEFAPGNEKRIDGLLKIITDNSKALKAAFPDLYVTAEGHTDADGTAEFNQMLSLARARTVCKALKDKGMQLACKPIGVGSSKPLVSPEKTAADKQKNRRVLVQVAR